A stretch of Paenibacillus peoriae DNA encodes these proteins:
- a CDS encoding ABC transporter permease, translating to MKDEADQLEQRWIQGLHQAYLRSRRSQRWLVTGVQTAILLLLFVLWEIAGRLKWIDVLLFSYPSKIFTQIGKDAVSGELWGHVGVTVGETMAGFLLGTLFGTLLAVLIWWSPFLSRVLDPYMVVFNSMPKVALGPIFIVMFGAGFTAILMTTLSITVIITTLVVYNSFQEVDSNLIKVVRTFGGSRRDTFQKVILPASFPAIVSTLKVNVGMAWVGVIVGEFLVAKNGLGYLIIYGFQVFNFTLVMSSLLIIAVVATLMYQAVVYVEHRLLSGRPHR from the coding sequence ATGAAGGACGAAGCGGATCAGCTTGAGCAACGTTGGATTCAAGGACTACATCAGGCGTATTTACGCAGCAGGCGTTCGCAACGATGGTTAGTGACAGGGGTACAGACAGCTATTTTACTGCTTTTGTTTGTATTATGGGAAATTGCAGGTCGATTGAAGTGGATTGATGTACTGCTGTTCAGCTATCCGAGCAAAATTTTCACCCAGATCGGTAAGGATGCGGTCAGTGGTGAATTATGGGGACATGTAGGTGTCACCGTGGGAGAGACGATGGCGGGGTTTTTACTGGGTACACTGTTTGGTACGTTGCTGGCTGTACTTATTTGGTGGTCACCGTTTTTGTCGAGGGTGCTTGACCCCTATATGGTCGTGTTCAACAGTATGCCTAAGGTGGCGCTAGGTCCAATTTTTATCGTTATGTTTGGGGCGGGATTTACTGCTATCCTAATGACAACCCTCTCCATTACGGTCATCATTACGACACTAGTCGTATACAACAGCTTTCAGGAAGTCGATTCGAATCTAATCAAAGTGGTTCGCACGTTTGGCGGATCACGCCGTGATACGTTTCAAAAGGTGATTTTGCCTGCATCCTTTCCTGCAATTGTCTCTACACTAAAAGTGAATGTGGGTATGGCATGGGTTGGCGTGATTGTTGGTGAATTTCTGGTGGCTAAAAACGGCTTAGGCTATTTGATTATCTATGGTTTTCAGGTATTCAATTTCACGCTGGTTATGTCCAGTTTGTTGATCATTGCTGTCGTAGCTACTCTGATGTATCAGGCGGTCGTGTATGTGGAGCATCGCCTGCTTTCGGGTCGTCCTCATCGGTAA
- a CDS encoding aromatic acid exporter family protein translates to MGFRTIKTAIAALMAVLIAEGFGIHGATSAGLLAILGVDVTRKRSLRTISARFFASVVGLLFACVLFVVFGFHDWVLALYILTAFPVIVRVGFKEGIVTGSVVVFRVFSGGVIDMEVLLTQLGLLVIGLGSAMIVNLAYMPGSDNTMQQIRQEVDRTFSVIFRNMANTLRSPAYIWDGKEVIEANSVIAKGVTEAGRSLENQMLRPQEGWNVYFYMRKEQLDSIQNMMQLIAQMYQHMPQAKLLAELFDQLSNDVLAGHYTGQTEKLLEQVREEFKAMELPATREEFEIRSALLQLTHELHQYLKIAKKDKAPTPVRN, encoded by the coding sequence ATGGGCTTTCGTACGATTAAAACGGCTATTGCCGCATTAATGGCCGTACTTATTGCGGAGGGTTTTGGCATTCATGGTGCTACCTCAGCAGGGCTTTTAGCGATTTTGGGGGTGGATGTCACACGCAAGAGAAGTCTCCGTACTATTTCGGCGAGATTTTTTGCATCCGTCGTGGGGCTTCTTTTTGCTTGTGTTTTGTTTGTAGTATTCGGATTCCATGATTGGGTACTGGCATTATATATTTTAACGGCGTTTCCAGTCATTGTACGGGTGGGCTTTAAAGAAGGGATTGTCACCGGTTCGGTCGTGGTTTTTCGCGTATTCAGCGGCGGCGTGATTGATATGGAGGTACTGCTGACCCAGCTAGGTCTGCTAGTGATTGGACTGGGTTCCGCAATGATTGTCAATTTAGCCTATATGCCGGGTTCTGATAATACCATGCAACAAATTCGGCAGGAGGTAGATCGGACATTTTCTGTTATATTCAGAAATATGGCCAATACGCTGCGTAGTCCAGCATACATATGGGATGGCAAGGAAGTTATTGAAGCGAACAGCGTGATAGCCAAAGGGGTCACTGAGGCGGGACGTTCCTTGGAAAATCAGATGCTTCGTCCCCAAGAGGGCTGGAATGTGTATTTTTATATGCGAAAAGAACAGCTGGATTCGATCCAAAACATGATGCAGTTGATCGCACAAATGTATCAGCATATGCCGCAGGCCAAGCTTCTGGCTGAGCTGTTCGACCAGCTTAGCAATGACGTTTTGGCTGGACATTATACGGGACAGACCGAGAAGCTGCTGGAGCAGGTTCGTGAAGAATTTAAAGCCATGGAGCTTCCCGCAACCCGGGAGGAATTTGAGATTCGTTCGGCATTATTACAGCTTACACATGAGCTTCATCAGTATTTGAAAATTGCGAAAAAGGACAAGGCCCCTACTCCAGTAAGAAATTAG
- a CDS encoding ABC transporter ATP-binding protein: MMEERSDLTSDATRPMVRLEQVTHVYVTDREASLAVENIDFSVETGEFVSLVGPSGCGKTTILSMIAGLLRPAAGLVMLQGQPVSGPSPEVGYMLQQDYLFPWRTIMENALLGLELANRVDEAAREQTRLLLEGMGLGGKEHLHPSQLSGGMRQRVALVRTLATNPGLLLLDEPFSALDYQTKLQLEDLIAETLRERRKTAILVTHDLAEAIAVSDRIIVMGRNPGHVRRTFEIPDCIREAQPFYAREQPGFNELFHEIWGELEASGAKE; the protein is encoded by the coding sequence ATGATGGAGGAACGGAGTGATCTAACTTCGGACGCGACAAGACCGATGGTGAGACTGGAGCAAGTGACGCATGTCTATGTAACGGATCGTGAAGCTTCGCTGGCGGTTGAGAATATTGATTTTTCCGTAGAGACAGGGGAGTTTGTCAGCTTGGTCGGCCCAAGCGGCTGCGGCAAAACGACGATCCTGTCCATGATCGCAGGGCTACTGCGTCCAGCGGCAGGCCTAGTCATGTTGCAAGGTCAGCCGGTAAGTGGGCCGAGTCCAGAAGTTGGTTACATGCTGCAGCAGGATTATCTGTTCCCGTGGCGGACGATCATGGAGAACGCATTGTTGGGTCTGGAACTAGCCAACAGAGTAGATGAAGCTGCACGTGAGCAGACAAGGCTGTTACTGGAAGGCATGGGTCTGGGAGGGAAGGAGCATCTGCATCCATCCCAGTTGTCTGGGGGAATGCGCCAGCGCGTGGCGCTGGTACGGACGCTGGCGACCAATCCGGGATTGCTGCTGCTGGATGAGCCGTTCTCCGCGCTGGATTATCAAACCAAGCTACAGCTGGAAGATCTGATTGCGGAAACCTTGCGCGAGCGGAGGAAGACGGCTATTTTAGTCACACATGATTTGGCCGAAGCCATTGCGGTCAGTGACCGGATTATAGTGATGGGTCGAAATCCTGGTCATGTCCGACGTACCTTCGAAATTCCGGATTGCATCCGAGAAGCTCAGCCTTTTTATGCACGCGAGCAGCCGGGTTTTAATGAGCTTTTTCATGAAATATGGGGTGAACTGGAGGCTTCGGGAGCAAAGGAGTGA
- a CDS encoding amino acid permease: MTSESKLQSTIGLPQAIALYIGAVLGSGILIVPGLAAQMAGPASLLAWGFMTLLILPMALSMGLLSAKFPNAGGVSHFVTLAFSPRTGAYIGWFFLMSVPIGAPVAALTGAGYMTAAMGWGEESRMMLAAAMLAVGLIINWIGMKVAGRIQIAVVIAIVAVLIFAIAAALPQMKTIHFTPFAPHGWLSVGQAAAILFWCFIGWEAVSHMSEEFTNPRRAAVRGVTIAAVIVGLLYFLTALATVGTQSYLAGGSDASLVWVISRAIGPWGAIIAGLTGIFICTATIIAYVGAASRVAYALSRQGQAFRWMGMLSQRFHTPIGGIAFLSVCFVIIMVLYGSGTVSLTNLIQFPNATFILTYLGGCAAGIKLLRGSRWGVAISWISFISTAVVFPFVGWAMLYPCLITAVLWITDRIRHKRTLNHPASTDTEQEKATVRHG, encoded by the coding sequence ATGACAAGTGAAAGTAAACTTCAATCCACCATTGGTCTTCCACAGGCCATTGCACTCTATATCGGAGCTGTACTGGGTTCGGGAATATTGATTGTGCCTGGTCTTGCCGCCCAAATGGCGGGACCGGCATCGCTGCTGGCATGGGGTTTTATGACCCTGCTCATCTTGCCAATGGCACTTTCTATGGGTCTTCTATCCGCCAAATTCCCGAATGCGGGTGGAGTATCGCATTTTGTCACGTTGGCCTTTTCACCACGTACCGGTGCTTATATCGGGTGGTTTTTTCTCATGTCAGTTCCGATTGGGGCTCCTGTTGCCGCACTCACCGGAGCCGGCTATATGACCGCAGCCATGGGCTGGGGAGAGGAAAGCCGCATGATGTTAGCCGCTGCTATGCTGGCGGTGGGCCTGATCATCAATTGGATCGGCATGAAGGTCGCGGGACGTATTCAGATCGCAGTCGTCATAGCTATCGTTGCTGTCCTTATATTCGCCATTGCCGCAGCACTTCCTCAGATGAAAACAATCCACTTCACCCCGTTTGCTCCACATGGCTGGCTCTCCGTCGGTCAAGCGGCCGCGATTCTGTTTTGGTGCTTTATCGGTTGGGAGGCCGTGTCCCATATGTCAGAGGAATTCACTAATCCCCGGCGGGCGGCCGTTAGAGGTGTGACCATTGCAGCCGTCATTGTTGGTTTGCTTTATTTCTTAACAGCGCTGGCTACTGTGGGCACACAAAGTTACCTTGCAGGGGGTTCGGATGCTTCGCTCGTATGGGTGATTAGCCGGGCTATTGGGCCATGGGGCGCGATAATTGCAGGCTTGACGGGTATCTTTATTTGTACCGCTACTATTATTGCTTATGTGGGTGCCGCTTCACGTGTCGCTTATGCTTTATCCCGGCAAGGACAGGCCTTTCGCTGGATGGGCATGTTATCCCAACGATTCCACACCCCTATCGGAGGCATTGCTTTTCTTAGCGTCTGCTTCGTGATCATTATGGTGTTGTACGGTAGTGGTACTGTTTCACTCACTAACCTGATCCAGTTCCCGAACGCCACCTTTATTCTGACCTATCTCGGCGGTTGCGCAGCAGGAATTAAACTTCTACGTGGTAGTCGCTGGGGCGTTGCCATTAGTTGGATATCGTTTATCTCTACAGCGGTCGTTTTCCCCTTTGTCGGATGGGCTATGCTGTATCCTTGCCTGATCACCGCTGTCTTATGGATCACAGACCGAATTCGGCACAAACGGACTTTAAACCATCCGGCTTCTACCGACACTGAACAAGAAAAGGCTACTGTCCGTCATGGATAG